The Euphorbia lathyris chromosome 2, ddEupLath1.1, whole genome shotgun sequence genome includes a window with the following:
- the LOC136218654 gene encoding uncharacterized protein isoform X1 gives MLMEKRSKAKQSMKRSEMSTAQTITASQRPVNKPQKPFFRPAIDDSKPSLQDPILRSDPMETEEAVLRLPHFPVIRLNHPSHAVFRTGRGSWRNWIGPNIRVKRSRIEPNY, from the exons ATGTTGATGGAGAAACGgagcaaagcaaagcaaagtatGAAGCGTTCAGAGATGTCAACAGCACAAACCATCACTGCCAGCCAAAGGCCCGTCAATAAGCCGCAAAAACCCTTCTTCAGGCCAGCCATAGATGACTCTAAACCTTCACTTCAAGATCCA ATTTTGAGATCGGATCCTATGGAGACTGAGGAAGCAGTACTGCGATTGCCTCATTTCCCAGTTATCAGATTGAACCACCCATCTCA TGCGGTTTTTAGGACTGGGCGCGGATCTTGGAGAAACTGGATTGGACCGAATATTCGAGTAAAAAGATCCAGAATTGAACCGAACTATTGA
- the LOC136218654 gene encoding uncharacterized protein isoform X2, whose product MLMEKRSKAKQSMKRSEMSTAQTITASQRPVNKPQKPFFRPAIDDSKPSLQDPILRSDPMETEEAVLRLPHFPVIRLNHPSQTGRGSWRNWIGPNIRVKRSRIEPNY is encoded by the exons ATGTTGATGGAGAAACGgagcaaagcaaagcaaagtatGAAGCGTTCAGAGATGTCAACAGCACAAACCATCACTGCCAGCCAAAGGCCCGTCAATAAGCCGCAAAAACCCTTCTTCAGGCCAGCCATAGATGACTCTAAACCTTCACTTCAAGATCCA ATTTTGAGATCGGATCCTATGGAGACTGAGGAAGCAGTACTGCGATTGCCTCATTTCCCAGTTATCAGATTGAACCACCCATCTCA GACTGGGCGCGGATCTTGGAGAAACTGGATTGGACCGAATATTCGAGTAAAAAGATCCAGAATTGAACCGAACTATTGA
- the LOC136218654 gene encoding uncharacterized protein isoform X3, with product MLMEKRSKAKQSMKRSEMSTAQTITASQRPVNKPQKPFFRPAIDDSKPSLQDPILRSDPMETEEAVLRLPHFPVIRLNHPSQLGLCCTRCKSKGHLHVGICQRSI from the exons ATGTTGATGGAGAAACGgagcaaagcaaagcaaagtatGAAGCGTTCAGAGATGTCAACAGCACAAACCATCACTGCCAGCCAAAGGCCCGTCAATAAGCCGCAAAAACCCTTCTTCAGGCCAGCCATAGATGACTCTAAACCTTCACTTCAAGATCCA ATTTTGAGATCGGATCCTATGGAGACTGAGGAAGCAGTACTGCGATTGCCTCATTTCCCAGTTATCAGATTGAACCACCCATCTCA GTTGGGTCTATGTTGTACACGCTGCAAGTCCAAGGGGCATTTGCACGTGGGGATATGTCAGCGAtcaatataa
- the LOC136218654 gene encoding uncharacterized protein isoform X4: MLMEKRSKAKQSMKRSEMSTAQTITASQRPVNKPQKPFFRPAIDDSKPSLQDPILRSDPMETEEAVLRLPHFPVIRLNHPSH; encoded by the exons ATGTTGATGGAGAAACGgagcaaagcaaagcaaagtatGAAGCGTTCAGAGATGTCAACAGCACAAACCATCACTGCCAGCCAAAGGCCCGTCAATAAGCCGCAAAAACCCTTCTTCAGGCCAGCCATAGATGACTCTAAACCTTCACTTCAAGATCCA ATTTTGAGATCGGATCCTATGGAGACTGAGGAAGCAGTACTGCGATTGCCTCATTTCCCAGTTATCAGATTGAACCACCCATCTCA CTGA